Proteins encoded by one window of Anguilla rostrata isolate EN2019 chromosome 9, ASM1855537v3, whole genome shotgun sequence:
- the LOC135263438 gene encoding phosphatidylinositol transfer protein alpha isoform produces the protein MLIKEFRVILPISVEEYQVGQLYSVAEASKNETGGGEGVEVLKNEPYEKDGERGQYTHKIYHLQSKVPTFVRMLAPASALNIHEKAWNAYPYCRTVITNEYMKDNFLIKIETWHKPDMGHQENVHGLDPDTWKKVDVVYIDIGDRSQVETKDYKPEEDPSKFKSVKTGRGPLGPDWKKDLPKKTDCPHMCAYKLVTVKFKWWGLQNKVENFIQKQEKRLFTNFHRQLFCWIDKWIELTMEDIRRMEEETRKELDEMRVKDPVKGMVALED, from the exons tcGAGTGATCCTGCCCATTTCGGTGGAGGAG TACCAAGTGGGGCAGCTGTACTCTGTGGCAGAGGCCAGTAAGAATGAGacggggggtggagagggggtggaggtgcTGAAGAACGAACCCTATGAGAAAGATGGGGAGAGGGGCCAGTATACACACAAGATCTATCACCTGCAGAG CAAAGTGCCGACCTTCGTGCGCATGCTGGCGCCTGCATCAGCCCTCAACATCCACGAGAAGGCCTGGAATGCCTACCCTTACTGTCGCACCG TAATCACC AATGAGTACATGAAGGACAACTTCCTGATCAAGATAGAGACGTGGCACAAACCTGACATGGGCCATCAGGAGAAC GTGCACGGTCTGGACCCTGACACTTGGAAGAAGGTGGATGTGGTCTACATTGACATTGGAGACAGAAGCCAGGTGGAAACAAAG GACTACAAGCCAGAGGAGGACCCCTCCAAGTTTAAGTCTGTAAAGACTGGCCGAGGGCCCCTGGGCCCTGACTGGAAG AAAGACCTTCCTAAGAAGACAGATTGCCCACACATGTGTGCCTATAAGCTGGTCACTGTCAAGTTTAAATGGTGGGGCTTACAGAACAAAGTGGAGAACTTCATTCAGAAG CAAGAGAAGCGCTTGTTCACCAATTTCCACCGGCAACTGTTCTGTTGGATTGATAAGTGGATTGAATTGACAATGGAAGACATTCGACGCATGGAGGAGGAAACTAGGAAGGAACTAGATGAG